A genome region from Euphorbia lathyris chromosome 4, ddEupLath1.1, whole genome shotgun sequence includes the following:
- the LOC136226481 gene encoding adenine/guanine permease AZG1, whose amino-acid sequence MDMEAASPPPPPPPPLTRLNTYIAKSPIGKRFKLSERNSTFTTELRAGTATFLTMAYILAVNASILTDSGGTCSVSDCIPLCSNPAIPVSNCTGSGSLRIIQPDVSCKFDPVNPGYAGCLEKLRKDLIVATVISSLIGCLIMGAFANLPLALAPGMGSNAYFAYTVVGFHGSGNISYQSALTAVFIEGLIFLAISAIGLRAQLAKLVPKPVRISSSAGIGLFLAFIGLQSNQGIGLIGYSPSTLVTIGACPISSRASLAPVTALANGTLSILPGGTISGDILCVNNRMESPTFWLGVVGFVIIAYCLVKNVKGAIIYGIVFVTVVSWFRGTKVTAFPATAAGDTAHEYFKQVVDVHVIKETAGALSFKSLGKGHFWEALVTFLYVDVLDTTGTLYSMARFAGFLDEKGNFEGQYFAFMSDATSIVVGSLLGTSPVTVYIESSTGIREGGKTGLTALTVAGYFFLAFFFTPLLASIPPWAVGPPLILVGVLMMRAVVEIEWNDMRQAIPAFVTLILMPLTYSIAYGLIGGIGTYIVLNLWDWCEELLVKFGVLKSGGGGGGGGHHMNGGGEVAVNGTNGVDKSVKGCEVEV is encoded by the coding sequence atgGACATGGAGGCCGCCTCccctccaccaccaccaccaccaccactaACCAGACTAAACACTTACATCGCCAAATCCCCAATTGGCAAAAGATTCAAACTCTCCGAGCGAAATTCAACTTTCACCACCGAATTACGCGCCGGAACCGCCACTTTTCTCACCATGGCTTACATCCTCGCCGTCAACGCCTCCATCCTCACCGACAGCGGCGGTACTTGCTCCGTCTCCGATTGTATTCCCCTCTGTTCAAACCCAGCAATTCCGGTTTCCAATTGTACCGGGTCGGGTTCTCTCCGGATTATCCAACCGGATGTGTCGTGTAAATTCGACCCGGTTAATCCGGGTTACGCCGGTTGTTTAGAGAAATTACGAAAAGACCTTATTGTAGCTACTGTAATTTCTTCCCTCATCGGATGTTTAATCATGGGCGCTTTCGCGAATCTCCCTCTCGCTTTAGCTCCGGGAATGGGGTCTAATGCTTATTTCGCTTACACCGTCGTCGGATTTCACGGCTCCGGTAATATTTCGTACCAGAGCGCGTTAACCGCCGTGTTTATCGAGGGGTTAATCTTTTTAGCGATATCGGCGATCGGATTACGGGCGCAATTAGCGAAATTGGTACCGAAACCGGTCAGAATCAGCTCCTCCGCCGGAATCGGACTTTTTCTAGCATTTATCGGATTACAGAGCAATCAAGGAATCGGATTAATCGGGTATAGTCCGTCAACGTTAGTAACAATCGGAGCCTGTCCGATTTCATCACGGGCTTCTTTAGCTCCGGTGACAGCTTTAGCTAACGGAACATTATCAATTCTCCCCGGCGGGACAATCTCCGGTGATATATTATGTGTTAATAACAGAATGGAAAGTCCAACTTTTTGGTTAGGTGTAGTTGGGTTTGTCATTATTGCTTACTGTTTAGTAAAGAATGTGAAAGGAGCTATCATATACGGCATCGTTTTTGTCACGGTGGTTTCATGGTTTCGCGGCACAAAAGTAACGGCTTTTCCGGCGACAGCGGCGGGCGACACGGCGCACGAGTATTTCAAGCAGGTTGTTGATGTCCACGTGATTAAAGAAACAGCTGGCGCGTTGAGttttaaaagtttaggtaaAGGGCATTTTTGGGAAGCTTTGGTAACTTTCCTATACGTCGACGTTTTGGATACCACCGGAACTTTATACTCCATGGCGAGATTCGCCGGTTTTTTAGATGAAAAGGGGAATTTCGAGGGTCAATATTTCGCGTTCATGTCGGATGCCACGTCGATTGTTGTGGGGTCACTTCTCGGGACATCGCCGGTGACTGTTTACATTGAATCCTCCACCGGAATCCGGGAAGGCGGAAAGACGGGATTAACTGCATTAACTGTCGCCGGGTATTTTTTCTTAGCGTTCTTTTTTACGCCGCTTTTGGCTTCAATTCCGCCGTGGGCGGTGGGGCCGCCGTTGATATTGGTCGGAGTTTTGATGATGAGAGCGGTGGTGGAGATAGAATGGAATGATATGCGGCAGGCGATTCCGGCGTTCGTGACGTTGATTTTAATGCCGTTGACTTATTCTATTGCGTATGGGTTGATCGGAGGGATTGGAACTTACATTGTTTTGAATTTATGGGATTGGTGTGAGGAGTTGTTGGTGAAGTTTGGGGTTTTGAAAAGTGGTGGCGGAGGTGGCGGCGGCGGCCACCACATGAATGGTGGCGGAGAGGTGGCGGTAAACGGGACAAATGGAGTGGATAAAAGTGTGAAAGGATGTGAAGTTGAAGTTTAG